The Patescibacteria group bacterium genome segment ACGGCTGTAAAATTTATGACTTGGGTTGTGGCGACGGCCGGCTGGTTTTTGAAGCGGCTAAACGCGGCGCTACGGCCACCGGGGTAGAAATATTCTTTCTGCCTTGGCTGTATGCCAGGATTAAAAGTTTTTTCATTCCTCGGACTAAGATTTTATTCGGTGATTTATTTTTTCAGGATATTTCCGATGCCGACACGATTTTTATTTTTTTGTTGGACAAGAGTTATAAGCGGCTGACGGAAAAGTTCAGTCGAGAGCTTAAGCCGGGGGCGCAAGTTATTGTGGGCTGTTGGCCCATAGCCGAGTGGCAGGATAAGCTTGTTTCCTCCAGTCAGCCGGCGGATAATCTGCCGATGTTTGCTTATAAGATTTCGGGAGATAGGCTCATTCACCAGCCAGTCAGAAACAACGATAATAAATAATTTATTAATAATTAACCATAAAGCCATGCTCGCTATCGCACTCATTATCATCGGAGCAATTTTTTTGCTCAAGAATCTCGGCCTGCTGACCGTCATCAATTGGGATGTCGTTTGGCCGATCGTTTTGATCGGCGTCGGCGTTCTGATGCTGTTTAAGAAAAAAATGTAGTTATGTGCCTGACCGTGCCGGCGCAAGTGATTTCCGCCGCTGACAATTATTTGGAGGTGGAAACCGCCGGCACCAGGCGCCGGGTTAAGCGCGCCTTTTCGGCGGTGCCGCAAGTAGGCGATTGGGTATTGGTAAACGCCGATTTGGCCGTAGTCAGAATAACAGAACAGGAAGCTGAGGAGATTGCCGGTTACTTGTCACCGGCGAAAAAAGTATGAACGGAGAAAAGATTAATGGCATGGTTTTGGCGGCGCGCTATGCTTTCATGCCCAATAAATTGCGTTATTGCGGCGGCGACAGGAATTCCCAATTATTTTCTTATGTTTCCGCCGGGGTTAGCGATGGGGGATTGGGCGAATTACTGGAAGAGTTTGATACCATGTTCCCTTACATAAGTTTTATCGCTCACGCCAATAAAATCGCCGATCCTTTTGATTATCGTGTGGTGGAAGCGTATTGGATCGGTAATGATTTGCTTAGCCACATTGATTTCAACGCTTTTTATCGTTACATGGTGGACATTCAGCGTTTGCCCAAATCCTATAAGCCGGAGTTGGCGGAAAAGATTTATGGCAAGATTACTTTGGGCGCCAAACCACATCACTCCTGGCATGTTTTCAATATTCCTAAGCGTATGGGTCCGAACGCGTTAGCTTATACTATTGCCACTATGGATGATTGCCGCATTAGTTGGGCTAAGGTGCTTGAGTCCGATCCGGTCACTGACGGCTTGCTCAAAAAGATAAAAGTTAAATGTCAGCCGTTGCAGTATATTGATAATCAATTATCGCTCGGCGCGCCGCAAGCGAAGGAAGTCTGGTTTGAATATGATAATAAGAGTTTTACCGGTCCGCTTCATGCCGGCGATCTGATAACCCTGCATTGGAATTGGGCATGCGACCGCATTTCCGAGGAGCAAAAGGATAATCTGGAAAAATGGACGCGTCATAACTTAAAATTGGCCAATCTATGAAAGTAAAAAAACCAAAACTCGCCATTATCAGTTTAACCTCTTGCGAGGGCTGTCAATTCGTTTTGCTGGATCAGGGCAAGAAGTTTTTGGATTTGCTGAAAAAATTCGAAGTTGAGGAATTTCGGTTAATTGAGGATGATCCGATGCCGGAAGGCCAATATGACGTTTGTTTGGTTGAAGGCAATCCGGTGACCAAGGAGAATATCAAACTGCTTAAGGCCATGCGCGAACGTTCCAAATTTTTAATCGTTTTGGGTAACTGCGCGGCGCTGGGCGGCGTTTGGGAAATTAAGAATTATCAGGATAAGAAAAAAACCATCAGGTATGTCTATCAGAACTCCGCCAAAGTGGAGAATCCTGATATCAAAGAAGTGGATAATTTTGTTGAAGTGGATTTGACTATTCCCGGCTGTCCCGTAACCGGTAGCGAGATGTTGGAGATGATTTATCAGCTTTTGTCCGGCAAAATGCCGCGTCTTCCGCAAAGCCCGGTGTGTTGGGAATGCCAGACTAAGGGCTATGAATGCTTGTTGCAAAAAGGTATGATTTGTCTGGGGCCGATTACTTTGGGCGGCTGTCAGGCGGTTTGCCTGAAAAGCAAACAGCCGTGCTGGGGCTGTCGTGGGCTGTTTGAGGGCGCGCAAGTCAAGAATCATTTTAATTATTTGACGGCCAATTTCCCTCGTCAACAAGCTTATCGCGTGATGGAAGTTTTTGGCGTTCGCGACTCAATCTTAAAGTCATTGGTTAAAGGAAACAAAACAACTAAAGGATTAAGGAATAAAAAGGGAGGAATAAAGATAAATAAGAAAAAATAATTATGTCAATAGAAACCAGAACCGGGACGGAGGAAGAATTAACAGCTCGCAATAGAATGCAGAGAATGTTATTCGGTCAGTATTTGGCGGAGGGCAAGGTAAGCGAAACCGACCCCGAGACCATGAAAAAGATTTTTACGCAAGTGAGTGATATCTTAGACGGTGATAATCCGGCTTACGACAGTATTCGCATCGCTTTCAAGTCCGGAGATTATGACGCTACGGTTTCCATGTTAAAGACTGTTGTTGAATTGTAAATATTTTAGTTTATGCAAATAAAAGTCAATCACATCGGCAAAATGGAGGGGCACTCCGATTTTGTGGCCGAAATCATTAAGGGCAAAGTGTCTTCGGCTAAGGTAATGACTACCGAAGGCGCGCGTTTGATCGAGGGCATTTTGGTCGGCCGGAATTTTGATGAAGCGCCGATTATTACCGCCCGCATCTGCGGTATCTGTCCGGTGGTGCATAAGATTTCTTCGGTCAAGTCATTGGAGAATGCCTTAAATATCAAGCCGAGCGAGCAGACAATCAAATTGAGAAAAGCCATGCTGTGCGCTCAACTGATCCACAGCCACGCTTTGCATTTGTTTTTTTTGTCTTTGCCGGACTTTTTTGACATCACTAATGATTTACAGTTCATCGGCCAATATAAAAAAGAAACCGAGAGCGCTATTCGAGTGCGCGATTGGGCGCTGAAGACAATTGAAGTCATCGGTGGCAGAGCGGTGCATCCTATCGCCTGCGAAGTCGGCGGATTCAAGGTTTTGCCGGAAAAGTCCGAGTTGGCTGAGTTGGCCGGCCGTTATCAGTCAGTCCTAAAAGACGCCTTGGTTCTGGTTAATATGGCGCTGAAAATCAATTTGCCCAGATTCAGCCGTCCCACAACTTTTGTGGCCTTAACTCAGGGTGATGAATATGCCTATTATGGTGGCGACTTGAAGGTGTTATATCCCGGTGGCAAGACTAAGACGATCAAAGCCAAGGATTTTACTAAGAATATTAAGGAGATTGAGGAACCGTATCGCGCCGCTAAGTCGGCCAAGCTGGACGGCAAACCGTTTATGGTTGGCGCTTTGGCGCGGATAAACATTAATCATGACAAATTAAATCCTTTGGCAGCTGGAATATTCAAGAGTTTAAAGTGGCGCTTGCCCCAGTACAACACTTTTAATAATATTATTTGCCAGGCAGTAGAGATAGTCCATTTTACGGAAGAATTAGACCGCTTGCTGGAGGAGCTGTCGACAGAGTTAAAGCCGGAAGCAAGCCGAGGTCAAGAGCTTAGTCTTATTGCCCGCGCCAATCCGTTGAGTCGAGTCACTGCCGGCGTTGACGCTTGCGAGGCGCCGCGTGGGACGCTGTATCATTCTTACAAATTAGATAAAAACGGATTGATTACCGATTGCCAGATCATTACTCCGACCGTGTCTTTCTTGAAAAATTTGGAGGCGGACATCAAGCAATATTTGCCGGGAATAAAAGATATGCCGGAGAAAAAGCGCGCCATTAGGATTCGCGCCCTGATTCGCGCCTATGATCCGTGCATTGCCTGCGCCACTCATTAATTTTGCAGATTGAATCATAATTAACAAAAACTAAAACAGATATGCATGATTTTCATTTGGCTGACACGATCTATAAAGCGATTATCCAG includes the following:
- a CDS encoding class I SAM-dependent methyltransferase, with protein sequence MTISILIYLLLFLVLLTAAYGAYSAAPWLPTRRRDVQRMMDLAEIKNGCKIYDLGCGDGRLVFEAAKRGATATGVEIFFLPWLYARIKSFFIPRTKILFGDLFFQDISDADTIFIFLLDKSYKRLTEKFSRELKPGAQVIVGCWPIAEWQDKLVSSSQPADNLPMFAYKISGDRLIHQPVRNNDNK
- a CDS encoding DUF5668 domain-containing protein — encoded protein: MLAIALIIIGAIFLLKNLGLLTVINWDVVWPIVLIGVGVLMLFKKKM
- a CDS encoding HypC/HybG/HupF family hydrogenase formation chaperone is translated as MCLTVPAQVISAADNYLEVETAGTRRRVKRAFSAVPQVGDWVLVNADLAVVRITEQEAEEIAGYLSPAKKV
- a CDS encoding DUF6390 family protein; translated protein: MNGEKINGMVLAARYAFMPNKLRYCGGDRNSQLFSYVSAGVSDGGLGELLEEFDTMFPYISFIAHANKIADPFDYRVVEAYWIGNDLLSHIDFNAFYRYMVDIQRLPKSYKPELAEKIYGKITLGAKPHHSWHVFNIPKRMGPNALAYTIATMDDCRISWAKVLESDPVTDGLLKKIKVKCQPLQYIDNQLSLGAPQAKEVWFEYDNKSFTGPLHAGDLITLHWNWACDRISEEQKDNLEKWTRHNLKLANL
- a CDS encoding NADH:ubiquinone oxidoreductase is translated as MKVKKPKLAIISLTSCEGCQFVLLDQGKKFLDLLKKFEVEEFRLIEDDPMPEGQYDVCLVEGNPVTKENIKLLKAMRERSKFLIVLGNCAALGGVWEIKNYQDKKKTIRYVYQNSAKVENPDIKEVDNFVEVDLTIPGCPVTGSEMLEMIYQLLSGKMPRLPQSPVCWECQTKGYECLLQKGMICLGPITLGGCQAVCLKSKQPCWGCRGLFEGAQVKNHFNYLTANFPRQQAYRVMEVFGVRDSILKSLVKGNKTTKGLRNKKGGIKINKKK
- a CDS encoding Ni/Fe hydrogenase subunit alpha; its protein translation is MQIKVNHIGKMEGHSDFVAEIIKGKVSSAKVMTTEGARLIEGILVGRNFDEAPIITARICGICPVVHKISSVKSLENALNIKPSEQTIKLRKAMLCAQLIHSHALHLFFLSLPDFFDITNDLQFIGQYKKETESAIRVRDWALKTIEVIGGRAVHPIACEVGGFKVLPEKSELAELAGRYQSVLKDALVLVNMALKINLPRFSRPTTFVALTQGDEYAYYGGDLKVLYPGGKTKTIKAKDFTKNIKEIEEPYRAAKSAKLDGKPFMVGALARININHDKLNPLAAGIFKSLKWRLPQYNTFNNIICQAVEIVHFTEELDRLLEELSTELKPEASRGQELSLIARANPLSRVTAGVDACEAPRGTLYHSYKLDKNGLITDCQIITPTVSFLKNLEADIKQYLPGIKDMPEKKRAIRIRALIRAYDPCIACATH